In a genomic window of Salegentibacter salegens:
- a CDS encoding prohibitin family protein, whose product MERLPKLGIPIVIGIVLLIIFVAKSTVTIGSGQAGVLYKTFDEGVVTDEPPLNEGFHFVAPWNKVFVYEVRQQSLEEKMQVLSSNGLQIDIDASTWFQPSYANLGSLHREKGEEYIRRLLQPAVRSAARSVVGRYNPEQLYASKREAIQKEILEETQILLKDQYVQVNEVLVRDVSLPPNIKDAIERKLRQEQESLEYEFRLTKATQEAERQRIDAEGKARANEILNASLTPNILKEKGIQATVELAKSNNAKTVVIGSGEGGLPLILGGSN is encoded by the coding sequence ATGGAAAGATTACCCAAACTCGGAATTCCTATTGTTATAGGAATCGTACTTTTAATAATTTTTGTCGCTAAATCTACCGTTACCATTGGTTCCGGTCAGGCTGGCGTTCTTTATAAAACCTTTGATGAAGGTGTAGTTACCGATGAGCCTCCTTTAAATGAAGGTTTTCATTTTGTAGCTCCCTGGAACAAAGTATTTGTTTATGAAGTGAGACAACAATCTCTTGAAGAGAAAATGCAGGTTTTAAGTTCTAACGGCCTTCAAATTGATATTGATGCTTCTACCTGGTTTCAGCCTTCTTATGCTAACCTGGGGAGCTTACACCGCGAAAAGGGTGAAGAATACATTAGGCGTTTGCTCCAGCCTGCGGTAAGATCGGCAGCAAGATCGGTTGTAGGAAGATATAATCCTGAGCAACTATATGCCAGTAAAAGGGAGGCTATTCAAAAAGAAATTTTAGAAGAAACCCAAATTTTACTTAAAGATCAATATGTTCAGGTTAACGAGGTTCTGGTACGTGATGTATCCCTCCCTCCAAACATTAAAGATGCGATAGAGCGCAAATTACGCCAGGAGCAGGAGTCTTTGGAGTATGAATTTAGGTTGACCAAAGCTACGCAAGAGGCAGAACGCCAGCGTATTGATGCTGAAGGTAAAGCGCGTGCAAACGAAATTTTGAATGCTTCCTTAACTCCTAACATTTTAAAGGAAAAAGGAATTCAAGCCACGGTAGAACTCGCTAAATCTAATAACGCCAAAACGGTTGTTATAGGTTCAGGCGAAGGAGGATTACCCTTAATTTTAGGTGGTTCAAATTAA